The following coding sequences are from one Rathayibacter sp. VKM Ac-2760 window:
- a CDS encoding VTT domain-containing protein yields MIDPQSLLDGAGPWAIALVCLIAFVETGLLIGFFLPGDTLLFFTGVFVATGVISLPVPLVILMVAASAFLGDQLGFVIGRETGPRIFERKDSGLFSRSSVARTQSFFDRFGGWAVTIARFVPVVRTFAPVAAGVGKMHYAHFVGFNALGAAVWSTGVILLGFFLGQIPGVADFVGKYIDIVLVGIVVISLAGIALTYWRQRNRARREA; encoded by the coding sequence ATGATCGACCCTCAATCACTGCTCGACGGCGCCGGCCCGTGGGCGATCGCCCTCGTCTGCCTGATCGCGTTCGTCGAGACGGGCCTGCTGATCGGGTTCTTCCTCCCCGGTGACACCCTGCTCTTCTTCACGGGCGTCTTCGTCGCCACCGGCGTGATCTCCCTCCCGGTCCCGCTGGTGATCCTGATGGTCGCGGCGTCCGCGTTCCTCGGCGATCAGCTCGGGTTCGTCATCGGCCGCGAGACCGGCCCACGGATCTTCGAGCGCAAGGACAGCGGTCTGTTCAGCCGCTCGAGCGTCGCCCGCACCCAGTCGTTCTTCGACCGCTTCGGCGGCTGGGCCGTCACCATCGCCCGCTTCGTCCCGGTCGTCCGCACCTTCGCCCCCGTCGCGGCCGGCGTCGGGAAGATGCACTACGCCCACTTCGTCGGCTTCAACGCCCTCGGCGCGGCCGTCTGGTCCACCGGCGTCATCCTGCTCGGCTTCTTCCTCGGGCAGATCCCCGGAGTCGCGGACTTCGTCGGGAAGTACATCGACATCGTCCTCGTCGGCATCGTCGTCATCAGCCTCGCCGGGATCGCGCTCACCTACTGGCGGCAGAGGAACCGCGCCCGCCGGGAGGCCTGA
- a CDS encoding HAMP domain-containing sensor histidine kinase → MKWRTLSIRVRITVSSLLVAMLFFGIVAIVVREQLDRILDASTIELVRSGASQALIEESRDTAEAVVGGVSTTLLIAVAILFVAFAGTSWLLVGLALRPVGRMRAIADRLRHGRSTELLPVGPARDELSDLAATLNALIADLRESADRERRLVADASHELRTPLAALRTRLELAERVRDDPAALYADVVDARRSIDRLQSLTDGLLILSRIDAGTVTGDASSSALREEVTGSVDRVRMLARDRDLEIDFVAPASAHAARYPVSPTDFGRILDNLLSNAVTATPDGGSVTATLVERAEEIVLSVDDDGPGVPEAFLAVATDRFTRPDAARSRDGGAGLGLAIVAGLSRAAGGELTIRNLVPHGLGVEVRIPATQPHPTSRKENR, encoded by the coding sequence GTGAAGTGGCGGACCCTGTCGATCCGGGTGCGGATCACGGTGTCGAGCCTGCTCGTCGCGATGCTGTTCTTCGGGATCGTCGCGATCGTCGTGCGCGAGCAGCTCGACCGCATCCTCGACGCCTCCACGATCGAGCTCGTCCGCTCGGGAGCGTCACAGGCGCTGATCGAGGAGAGCCGCGACACCGCCGAGGCCGTCGTCGGCGGCGTCAGCACCACCCTCCTGATCGCCGTCGCGATCCTGTTCGTCGCCTTCGCCGGCACCTCCTGGCTCCTGGTCGGCCTCGCGCTGCGACCCGTCGGCCGGATGCGCGCCATCGCCGACCGCCTGCGCCACGGCCGCTCCACCGAACTCCTCCCCGTCGGGCCCGCCCGCGACGAGCTCTCCGACCTCGCCGCGACGCTGAACGCGCTGATCGCGGACCTGCGGGAGTCGGCGGATCGGGAGCGGCGGCTCGTCGCCGACGCGAGCCACGAGCTGCGCACCCCACTCGCCGCCCTGCGCACCCGCCTCGAGCTCGCCGAGCGGGTCCGCGACGACCCGGCGGCGCTCTACGCCGACGTCGTCGACGCGCGCCGCTCGATCGACCGACTCCAGTCCCTGACCGACGGGCTGCTGATCCTGTCGAGGATCGACGCCGGCACCGTCACCGGCGACGCCTCGTCGTCGGCTCTTCGCGAGGAGGTCACCGGCAGCGTCGACCGCGTCAGGATGCTCGCCCGCGACCGGGACCTCGAGATCGACTTCGTCGCCCCCGCGTCGGCTCACGCCGCCCGCTACCCGGTCTCCCCGACCGACTTCGGCCGGATCCTGGACAACCTGCTCTCCAACGCCGTCACCGCGACGCCCGACGGCGGCAGCGTCACCGCGACCCTCGTCGAGCGCGCCGAGGAGATCGTCCTCTCCGTGGACGACGACGGCCCCGGCGTTCCGGAGGCGTTCCTCGCCGTCGCGACCGACCGCTTCACCCGCCCGGACGCCGCCCGCTCCCGCGACGGCGGTGCCGGCCTGGGCCTCGCCATCGTCGCCGGACTCAGCCGGGCCGCCGGCGGCGAGCTCACGATCCGCAACCTCGTCCCTCACGGCCTCGGTGTCGAAGTCCGCATCCCCGCGACGCAGCCCCACCCGACCTCTCGCAAGGAGAACCGATGA
- a CDS encoding response regulator transcription factor: MRDVVMVVEDDVEMGELIERGLTGDGYDVALFSNGVDALNAARGADYAAAVLDVMLPGMSGFEICRHLRAAGATLPVIMLTARDALQDRVFGLDAGADDYLAKPFHFEELSARLRAMIRREHLTNRAPVVIGNLRMDPYAHSATVDGAVLPLSPKEFGVLRALAARTGDFVPREEILLEVWGSAEFVDHNIAEQYVSYLRRKLVAGGASVEILTRRGAGYRLGVKP; this comes from the coding sequence ATGCGTGACGTGGTGATGGTCGTCGAAGACGACGTCGAGATGGGCGAGCTCATCGAGCGTGGTCTCACCGGCGACGGCTACGACGTCGCCCTGTTCTCGAACGGGGTCGACGCGCTGAACGCGGCGCGCGGGGCGGACTACGCCGCGGCGGTCCTCGACGTGATGCTCCCCGGCATGAGCGGCTTCGAGATCTGCCGGCACCTGCGCGCCGCCGGTGCCACTCTCCCGGTGATCATGCTCACCGCCCGCGACGCCCTGCAGGACCGCGTGTTCGGCCTCGACGCGGGCGCCGACGACTATCTGGCCAAGCCGTTCCACTTCGAGGAGCTCTCCGCTCGCCTCCGAGCGATGATCCGCCGTGAGCACCTCACGAATCGCGCGCCGGTCGTGATCGGGAACCTGCGCATGGACCCGTACGCCCACTCCGCGACGGTCGACGGCGCCGTCCTTCCGTTGAGTCCGAAGGAGTTCGGCGTCCTCCGCGCGCTCGCGGCGCGCACCGGGGACTTCGTGCCGCGGGAGGAGATCCTGCTCGAGGTGTGGGGGTCGGCGGAGTTCGTGGACCACAACATCGCGGAGCAGTACGTCAGCTACCTGCGCCGAAAGCTCGTCGCCGGCGGCGCGTCGGTCGAGATCCTCACCCGTCGGGGTGCGGGCTACCGGCTCGGGGTGAAGCCGTGA